One Dissulfuribacter thermophilus genomic region harbors:
- the pnp gene encoding polyribonucleotide nucleotidyltransferase — protein MIKVRTWVDSKEFCIETGRIAKQANGSVLVSQGDTVVLVTAVTSGEVREGIDFLPLVVDYQEMFYAAGRIPGGYFRREIGRPSEKEILTSRFIDRPLRPRFPEGYRYDTQIIATVLSVDPENDPDVLAITGASAALHCSDIPFDGPIAGVRIGRVNGEYVLNPTKSQLMESDLNIIVAGTKDAIVMVEGGIAVLPEDEVLDAIMAAHKGLQPLLDLQEELREKAGKPKMQVPDIPRDDELIGRVRELALKDLEKAIRIPTKMARSEAKKEIKARVIEDLSVAYPGREKEIAGYLKELEKELMRGLIVNEKKRIDGRKFDEVRPIWCKVGELPRTHGSAIFTRGETQVMAVATLGSTQDEQRIESPGGEFFKHFMVHYNFPPYCVGEVRPLRGPARRDIGHGALAEKALSAIVPPPEDFLYTIRIVSEVLESNGSSSMATVCGGTLAMMDAGIPIRDMVAGVAMGLIKEGDEVIILTDIIGDEDHLGDMDFKVAGTEEGVTALQMDIKISEIDKDILKKALLQAKEARLHILAKMKEVIDKPRAKLSEYAPKVTTLNINPDKIRDLIGPGGKNIKAIISECDVKIDVDDNGLVKIFSPNKEAADKAIERIQELTKEAQVGEVYLGKVKRITDFGAFVEILPGTDGLVHISELDNKRVNNVRDILKEGDEVMVKVIEIDQMGRIKLSRKALL, from the coding sequence ATGATTAAGGTAAGGACGTGGGTAGATTCAAAAGAATTTTGCATTGAGACAGGAAGGATCGCCAAACAGGCTAATGGATCAGTATTGGTAAGCCAAGGCGATACCGTTGTCCTTGTCACTGCAGTTACCTCAGGGGAAGTAAGGGAAGGTATAGACTTTCTTCCCTTGGTGGTCGACTATCAGGAGATGTTTTATGCGGCTGGTAGGATCCCAGGTGGATATTTCAGGCGGGAGATAGGGCGGCCAAGTGAGAAGGAAATTCTCACCTCTCGTTTCATCGACAGACCCTTGAGGCCAAGATTCCCTGAAGGATACAGGTATGATACCCAAATAATTGCGACTGTTCTTTCGGTAGATCCAGAAAATGACCCTGACGTCTTGGCCATAACAGGGGCTTCTGCTGCACTTCACTGTTCAGACATCCCGTTTGATGGTCCTATTGCTGGGGTGCGCATTGGCAGGGTCAATGGTGAGTACGTGTTGAATCCCACCAAGAGCCAGTTAATGGAATCGGATTTAAATATCATCGTTGCTGGCACTAAAGACGCTATTGTCATGGTAGAAGGTGGTATCGCAGTACTCCCAGAAGATGAAGTGCTGGATGCAATAATGGCTGCCCACAAGGGCCTACAGCCACTCCTTGACCTACAGGAAGAACTTAGAGAAAAGGCTGGAAAGCCTAAGATGCAAGTTCCTGATATTCCTAGGGATGATGAGCTCATAGGAAGGGTGCGCGAACTAGCTTTGAAAGATCTGGAAAAGGCCATTCGCATCCCTACAAAAATGGCTAGGAGTGAGGCCAAAAAAGAGATCAAAGCAAGGGTCATTGAAGACCTTTCAGTGGCCTATCCAGGTAGGGAAAAGGAGATTGCTGGTTATCTCAAGGAGCTTGAAAAAGAGCTCATGAGAGGGCTCATCGTAAATGAAAAGAAGCGCATTGATGGAAGAAAGTTCGATGAAGTAAGGCCTATTTGGTGTAAGGTCGGTGAGCTTCCTAGGACCCACGGGTCAGCTATTTTTACTAGAGGTGAAACTCAGGTAATGGCAGTGGCTACTCTAGGAAGTACCCAAGACGAACAGCGGATTGAGTCTCCTGGAGGAGAATTTTTTAAACACTTTATGGTCCATTATAACTTCCCTCCATACTGCGTTGGAGAGGTAAGGCCACTGAGAGGACCAGCTAGAAGGGATATTGGCCATGGTGCACTGGCAGAAAAGGCCTTGAGTGCAATCGTGCCTCCACCAGAAGACTTTCTTTACACTATTAGAATTGTATCAGAGGTCCTTGAATCCAATGGCTCGTCCTCAATGGCAACGGTTTGCGGCGGTACTCTTGCCATGATGGATGCCGGTATCCCCATAAGGGATATGGTAGCCGGAGTTGCCATGGGACTCATTAAAGAAGGAGATGAAGTGATCATTCTCACCGACATAATAGGGGATGAAGATCACTTAGGTGATATGGACTTTAAGGTTGCAGGTACTGAAGAAGGGGTTACAGCCCTTCAGATGGACATAAAGATATCGGAGATCGACAAGGATATTCTGAAAAAGGCCCTTTTGCAGGCAAAAGAGGCCAGGCTCCACATATTGGCCAAGATGAAAGAGGTCATAGATAAACCACGGGCCAAGCTGTCTGAATATGCCCCAAAGGTGACAACATTGAATATCAATCCGGACAAGATCCGCGATCTCATAGGACCAGGGGGTAAAAATATCAAGGCCATAATTAGCGAATGTGATGTAAAGATAGACGTCGATGATAATGGTCTTGTTAAGATTTTCTCTCCAAACAAAGAGGCAGCCGATAAGGCAATTGAGAGGATACAGGAACTCACCAAGGAAGCCCAGGTTGGAGAGGTTTATCTGGGTAAGGTAAAGCGCATAACAGACTTTGGTGCCTTTGTTGAAATACTCCCTGGAACAGATGGACTTGTCCACATATCCGAACTGGACAACAAGCGGGTTAACAATGTGCGAGACATATTGAAAGAAGGCGATGAGGTTATGGTTAAGGTAATAGAGATCGATCAAATGGGCAGGATAAAACTCAGTCGAAAGGCATTACTTTAA
- the ccsB gene encoding c-type cytochrome biogenesis protein CcsB — MDRFFFVLAFLVYGVSFGGFFVHMITLKKPVKRAALWVLFCGFILHGLSIGARWYESGHPPVVNFHETLSFVAFFMTGLYLALEQKYRLKTIGTFVTPIILLIMAAAAVQPQRVVPLPPALQSIWLPIHATICLISYAVFALSFCISVMFLIQERQIKKKHLGGLFKRLPSLDALDVMNERCLKVGFPLLTIGIVTGSIWAEEAWGRYWGWDPKETWSLITWLWYAAILHQRLTVGWRGRRAAIMTIIGFLTLIFTFIGVNFLLSGEHSYVSRF; from the coding sequence ATGGATAGGTTTTTTTTCGTCCTTGCCTTCTTGGTCTATGGGGTGAGTTTTGGAGGTTTTTTTGTCCATATGATCACCCTTAAAAAACCAGTAAAAAGGGCGGCTCTTTGGGTGTTGTTTTGCGGTTTTATCCTACATGGCCTCTCAATTGGAGCTAGATGGTATGAGTCTGGGCATCCTCCTGTTGTCAACTTTCATGAGACCTTATCTTTTGTCGCCTTTTTCATGACTGGCCTCTATCTGGCTTTAGAGCAAAAATATCGCTTAAAGACTATTGGAACGTTTGTTACCCCCATTATTCTCTTGATTATGGCAGCTGCAGCAGTCCAGCCCCAGCGGGTGGTCCCTCTGCCGCCAGCACTGCAGAGTATATGGCTTCCAATTCATGCAACGATTTGTCTAATTTCATATGCAGTTTTCGCTCTTTCCTTCTGTATATCTGTAATGTTTCTCATTCAGGAGAGGCAGATTAAGAAAAAACACCTTGGGGGGCTGTTTAAAAGGCTTCCATCGCTCGATGCCCTAGACGTAATGAATGAGCGTTGTCTTAAGGTAGGGTTTCCGCTGTTAACTATTGGGATTGTAACTGGATCTATATGGGCGGAAGAGGCCTGGGGAAGGTATTGGGGCTGGGACCCAAAAGAGACCTGGTCCCTAATTACGTGGCTGTGGTATGCGGCGATACTGCATCAGCGTCTTACTGTTGGTTGGAGAGGACGAAGGGCTGCAATAATGACCATTATCGGGTTCCTGACCCTTATATTCACATTCATAGGGGTGAATTTCCTGTTATCTGGAGAGCACAGCTATGTCTCAAGGTTTTAA
- a CDS encoding twin-arginine translocase TatA/TatE family subunit → MFGIGVPELIVIFAIALIVLGPEQLPQVAKKIARFVNDLKRTADEFKSEFDVDDVTDLKLLDKMELPELDQAKRPPGGLGGDWKPAKGHAKEIEEKEKGESSIKEVVRNQESEQSGTEDSRAS, encoded by the coding sequence GTGTTTGGTATAGGTGTCCCAGAGCTTATAGTAATTTTCGCCATAGCGCTTATAGTTTTAGGCCCTGAGCAATTGCCTCAAGTGGCCAAGAAAATCGCACGTTTTGTCAATGATTTAAAAAGAACAGCCGATGAGTTCAAATCTGAGTTTGACGTGGACGACGTTACTGATTTAAAGCTATTGGATAAAATGGAGCTTCCGGAACTCGATCAGGCTAAGCGCCCTCCAGGAGGGCTTGGCGGAGACTGGAAGCCTGCCAAGGGGCATGCCAAGGAGATCGAGGAGAAGGAAAAAGGGGAAAGTTCTATTAAGGAAGTTGTAAGGAATCAGGAGAGTGAACAGTCAGGTACTGAAGACTCTAGAGCATCTTGA
- the dut gene encoding dUTP diphosphatase, with protein sequence MKDSLFHNPPEIVVEIQRLSHGKDLPYPTYMTEFAVGLDVFAAVENEETILPQDIFLCPTGFKVAIPPSFEIQIRPRSGLAIKKGLTIVNAPGTIDPDYRGEVKIGLINLGKDPVTIKRGDRVAQMVLMPRFLIRWKEVDELSKTQRDAGGFGHTGVSFK encoded by the coding sequence TTGAAGGACTCCTTGTTTCATAATCCCCCTGAGATAGTCGTAGAGATCCAACGGCTCTCTCACGGCAAGGATCTTCCATATCCCACGTATATGACCGAGTTTGCCGTTGGGCTCGATGTATTTGCAGCCGTAGAAAATGAAGAGACTATCCTGCCTCAAGACATCTTTCTGTGTCCCACCGGTTTTAAGGTGGCAATACCTCCTTCCTTTGAGATACAAATCAGACCTAGGAGCGGTCTTGCAATAAAGAAGGGCCTTACCATAGTAAATGCTCCAGGTACCATTGATCCAGACTACAGGGGAGAGGTAAAAATCGGTTTGATCAATCTGGGTAAAGACCCTGTGACCATAAAGCGAGGAGATCGTGTTGCCCAGATGGTGCTCATGCCAAGGTTTTTAATAAGGTGGAAGGAGGTAGACGAACTTTCGAAGACCCAGAGGGACGCAGGGGGATTTGGGCACACGGGGGTCTCTTTTAAATGA
- the tatC gene encoding twin-arginine translocase subunit TatC has product MNSQVLKTLEHLDLAPFRHHLEELRSRLLKVLAFFCTIFLLAYWFSEEIMRILLTPLSSSYLGSSHGLVYTALTEGFFAYLKIAFWTALLLTTPFFVYQAWAFVAPGLYPKEKSFLRRIVFWGGALFFAGGLFGFFVLFPTLLAFSLGYAAQDLLPMPRIGQYVVLLVKFVFFTGLVFEVPFTMALAIESGIIERETIKKKRKFFLIGLYALSAFLVPTDIFSQILLFGPLWLLFELGLKLSIFIHKRND; this is encoded by the coding sequence GTGAACAGTCAGGTACTGAAGACTCTAGAGCATCTTGACTTAGCACCATTTAGGCACCATCTGGAAGAACTGCGTTCTCGGCTGTTAAAGGTCCTAGCCTTTTTTTGTACCATCTTCCTCCTGGCATATTGGTTCTCAGAAGAGATTATGCGAATCCTCCTTACGCCGCTTTCATCTTCTTATCTTGGCTCTAGTCATGGACTTGTCTACACTGCCCTAACAGAGGGCTTTTTCGCCTATCTAAAGATAGCTTTCTGGACGGCGCTTTTATTAACTACTCCATTTTTTGTCTATCAAGCCTGGGCATTTGTTGCTCCGGGGCTTTATCCAAAGGAAAAGAGTTTTTTGAGAAGGATCGTTTTTTGGGGAGGAGCTCTTTTTTTCGCAGGTGGACTTTTTGGCTTCTTTGTCCTCTTTCCCACTCTTCTCGCATTTTCCCTTGGTTATGCTGCACAAGACCTATTACCAATGCCAAGGATTGGTCAATATGTAGTTCTACTGGTGAAATTTGTGTTTTTTACAGGACTTGTCTTTGAGGTCCCGTTTACCATGGCGTTGGCGATTGAAAGCGGGATTATTGAGAGAGAGACTATCAAGAAGAAACGTAAGTTTTTTTTAATAGGCCTCTATGCCCTGAGTGCCTTTTTGGTCCCAACCGACATCTTTTCTCAGATATTGCTATTTGGCCCTCTATGGCTTTTGTTTGAATTGGGGCTGAAGCTGTCAATATTTATCCACAAAAGGAATGATTGA
- a CDS encoding M16 family metallopeptidase yields the protein MQDTTFIKSVLPNGIRVLTEKVPGVRSLSVGIWVGHGSRDEHPNVNGVSHFIEHMIFKGTKKRSALDIAKAFDRMGGISNAFTSKEMICFHAKVMDTHEEDILELLSDIFLNSQFSQEEVDRERLVVLQEISMVEDSPEELVHDLFYQHFWPEHGLGRPVLGTPDTVTSFNGRDLSQYVRENFSPQKVLVACAGNVEHHSFLKKVEDFFGSMDGGGDNRERTRPIAQEGIRIVRKDLEQANCLIGFEGPSYRDERRYEALLFNVILGGSMSSRLFQEIREKRGLAYAVYSFHTGYSDTGLIGMYAGVQPDKVYEVTELMMNELKRLAEHPVDEKELTQAKDHVKGGILLSSESTDARMSRIAKLELLLGRYSTFEEVIQRIDEVTPELIMKLAQDCLSAPKSALILGNVSSKQETQLEGLLVS from the coding sequence ATGCAAGATACTACCTTTATTAAGAGTGTTCTCCCTAATGGCATCAGGGTACTTACTGAAAAGGTACCTGGCGTAAGATCCCTTTCTGTAGGGATATGGGTTGGGCATGGGTCAAGGGATGAACATCCAAATGTAAACGGGGTGTCCCACTTTATCGAACATATGATCTTTAAAGGTACAAAAAAGAGGTCTGCCCTCGACATTGCCAAGGCATTTGACAGGATGGGCGGTATCTCCAATGCATTTACTTCTAAGGAAATGATATGTTTTCACGCTAAAGTGATGGACACCCACGAGGAAGATATACTTGAGTTATTAAGTGATATCTTTCTGAATTCTCAATTTTCCCAAGAGGAAGTGGATAGAGAGCGATTGGTAGTCCTCCAAGAGATAAGCATGGTGGAGGACAGTCCAGAGGAGTTAGTACACGATCTGTTTTATCAGCATTTTTGGCCAGAACACGGCCTTGGCAGACCGGTTCTTGGTACTCCAGACACGGTAACTTCTTTTAACGGTCGGGATTTGTCTCAATATGTTAGGGAAAATTTTTCTCCCCAAAAGGTGCTTGTGGCATGTGCGGGTAATGTTGAACATCATTCGTTTTTAAAAAAGGTAGAGGATTTCTTCGGTTCCATGGACGGTGGAGGAGACAACAGGGAGAGAACCCGACCTATAGCCCAAGAGGGAATACGGATTGTGCGAAAGGACCTTGAACAGGCTAACTGCCTCATAGGCTTCGAAGGTCCGTCTTATAGAGATGAAAGAAGATATGAGGCCCTTCTCTTTAACGTCATTCTCGGTGGCTCCATGAGCTCAAGATTGTTTCAGGAGATCAGGGAAAAGAGAGGTCTGGCATATGCGGTATATTCATTTCACACAGGTTATTCGGATACAGGGCTAATAGGTATGTACGCAGGAGTACAGCCTGACAAGGTATACGAAGTCACTGAATTGATGATGAATGAATTGAAAAGACTTGCAGAACATCCGGTGGACGAAAAAGAATTGACCCAGGCAAAGGATCACGTAAAAGGTGGAATCCTTTTGTCTTCTGAGAGTACAGATGCCCGTATGAGTCGCATTGCAAAGCTTGAACTTCTTCTCGGTAGATATTCCACTTTTGAAGAAGTCATACAAAGGATTGATGAAGTTACTCCTGAATTAATCATGAAACTTGCACAAGATTGTCTTAGTGCCCCGAAATCGGCACTTATATTGGGGAACGTTTCATCAAAGCAGGAGACACAACTTGAAGGACTCCTTGTTTCATAA
- the hemA gene encoding glutamyl-tRNA reductase — protein sequence MSQGFKQQTILLIGVNHKTAPVEVREPLALKGAEEEPVKLFAQIPPVDEVLFLSTCNRVEVLFTSTDPKRALIELKELWAQKSGLPVPTIDEHVYEYRNEDAIRHIFMVASSLDSMVVGEPQILGQLKDAYRHASDFKTTGMVLNRLLHKAFSVAKKVRTETKIGSQAVSISYAAVELARKIFGELSDKVAMLIGAGEMAELAAQHLISNGVKGLIVANRTLERAVELSTQLGGDAIGLDEIEDALVKADIVISSTGAPGLVLTKDQVKRAMRPRRHRLLFLIDIAVPRDIDPAINDIENVYLYDIDDLKGVVEENKQERAKEAKKAERMVEEELLKFLSWMKTLDVLPVIQGIQEKAEAIRRRELERSKKYLGNLSDDQLEAIERLTNSIVQKILHDPIVCLRKNASNEECVKALLDTTSILFNLDSN from the coding sequence ATGTCTCAAGGTTTTAAGCAGCAGACTATACTTCTCATAGGAGTAAATCACAAAACTGCCCCTGTGGAGGTCCGGGAACCTCTAGCCCTTAAAGGTGCCGAAGAAGAACCTGTTAAGCTCTTTGCCCAAATCCCTCCTGTAGACGAGGTCTTATTCCTCTCAACATGTAATAGGGTGGAAGTGCTTTTTACCAGTACTGACCCCAAAAGGGCATTAATAGAGCTAAAGGAACTTTGGGCACAAAAAAGCGGGCTCCCAGTGCCTACTATCGATGAACATGTATATGAATATAGGAACGAAGATGCCATAAGGCACATTTTCATGGTTGCCTCAAGTCTAGATTCAATGGTGGTAGGAGAACCCCAGATACTTGGTCAATTAAAAGACGCCTATAGACATGCCTCGGATTTTAAGACCACTGGGATGGTCTTAAATAGGCTTTTACACAAGGCCTTTTCTGTGGCTAAGAAGGTGAGAACTGAGACAAAGATTGGAAGTCAGGCGGTTTCTATTAGTTATGCTGCAGTGGAGCTTGCAAGAAAAATTTTTGGAGAATTGTCAGACAAGGTGGCCATGCTAATAGGGGCTGGCGAGATGGCAGAACTAGCTGCTCAACACCTAATTTCCAACGGTGTGAAGGGCCTAATCGTGGCAAACAGGACGCTGGAGCGGGCAGTGGAACTCTCCACTCAGCTTGGTGGAGATGCTATTGGCCTTGATGAAATAGAAGATGCGCTGGTAAAGGCGGATATTGTCATTAGTTCCACTGGTGCACCTGGTTTGGTGTTGACAAAGGACCAGGTCAAACGCGCTATGCGTCCAAGGCGACACAGACTACTCTTCCTTATAGATATCGCTGTGCCAAGGGATATTGATCCGGCAATAAATGATATTGAAAATGTTTATCTTTATGACATAGACGATTTAAAAGGAGTAGTAGAGGAGAATAAGCAAGAAAGGGCGAAAGAAGCGAAAAAGGCAGAGAGGATGGTGGAGGAAGAACTTTTAAAGTTTCTTTCATGGATGAAGACCCTCGACGTACTGCCTGTAATCCAGGGAATACAAGAAAAGGCCGAGGCCATAAGAAGAAGAGAGTTGGAAAGGAGTAAAAAATATCTAGGCAATCTCTCTGATGATCAATTAGAGGCTATAGAGAGGCTTACCAATTCCATAGTTCAAAAGATTCTCCATGATCCCATAGTATGCCTTAGAAAGAATGCCTCCAATGAAGAGTGTGTAAAAGCACTTCTTGATACCACTTCAATCCTTTTCAATCTGGATTCAAATTAA
- the alr gene encoding alanine racemase, which translates to MTLCPSNKVIIDLDAICHNFSVIKRALPGPAQKIIAIVKSDAYGHGMVEVSRVLEGKEGLWGFGVSEVGEASILRECGIKSPILLISGITEGLEQQAFDLDLSIGITTKEEILRLSDVGKKLGRQIQCHLKIDTGMTRFGLSQEDALWIIKKQFALEGIKLEGLYSHLACADEPCEPLNLEQINRVQEFLKMATGLGWTPSITHLLNSAGIFHFKQAAFDAVRTGIALYGAIPFNGHDINKEFGLKPALSFKSRIHSLRDVPKGCRVGYGGTWTASRPSKLATIPVGYDNGYLRSLSNRAQVLVGGKRVPVVGRISMRSTVIDVTECGECRVGDEVVLIGKQGDEEITCEELARFADTITYELLCLIGTRNIRVFC; encoded by the coding sequence ATGACCCTTTGCCCATCAAATAAGGTAATTATAGACCTGGACGCAATTTGCCACAATTTTTCTGTCATCAAAAGGGCCCTTCCTGGACCAGCACAGAAGATTATAGCAATAGTAAAATCCGACGCATACGGTCACGGTATGGTAGAAGTTTCGCGAGTCCTCGAGGGGAAAGAGGGACTTTGGGGATTTGGGGTCTCAGAAGTAGGCGAGGCGAGCATCCTCAGAGAATGTGGAATTAAATCCCCGATACTACTTATCTCAGGGATAACAGAAGGGCTTGAACAGCAGGCCTTTGATCTCGATCTTTCTATAGGTATAACTACAAAAGAAGAGATTTTGAGGTTGTCTGATGTTGGAAAAAAGTTAGGCCGTCAAATACAATGCCACTTAAAGATTGATACTGGCATGACGAGATTTGGTCTATCTCAGGAAGATGCCCTTTGGATAATAAAAAAACAATTTGCATTAGAAGGCATAAAGCTAGAAGGCCTCTATTCTCATCTAGCATGCGCAGATGAACCATGTGAGCCATTAAACTTGGAGCAGATTAATAGAGTTCAGGAATTTTTGAAGATGGCAACTGGCTTGGGATGGACTCCTTCGATAACGCATCTGTTAAATTCCGCTGGGATATTTCACTTTAAACAAGCGGCCTTTGATGCAGTTCGAACAGGTATTGCCCTTTATGGAGCGATACCTTTCAATGGACATGATATTAATAAGGAGTTCGGCCTTAAGCCGGCATTGAGTTTTAAGAGCAGGATACACTCCCTGAGAGACGTGCCCAAAGGTTGTAGGGTTGGATATGGTGGCACTTGGACCGCATCTCGACCATCTAAACTTGCCACGATCCCAGTAGGATATGATAATGGTTATCTCAGAAGTCTCTCAAACAGGGCACAGGTTTTAGTAGGGGGAAAGAGAGTCCCCGTTGTGGGAAGGATATCCATGCGAAGCACTGTTATTGATGTTACCGAATGCGGAGAATGTAGGGTCGGGGATGAAGTTGTGTTAATTGGAAAACAGGGGGATGAAGAAATTACCTGTGAAGAGCTTGCGAGATTTGCAGATACCATTACTTATGAGTTATTATGTCTTATTGGAACAAGGAATATCCGCGTGTTTTGTTGA
- the hcp gene encoding hydroxylamine reductase has protein sequence MFCFQCEQTAKGKGCEVIGVCGKDETTADLQDLLVYALKGFAEVSLKAREKGITDRDGERFMLAALFSTLTNVNFDPARLAELIKETLERRDELKSKIGEEFTSDAATFTLGSSMDEMIEKAKSVGIKADPSVDEDILSLRETLIYGLKGVAAYGYHASILGKEDDYVFEFVERGLASTLRTDISLEDWVNLVLECGKANLKAMELLDAANTGTYGHPVPTEVPLGHKKGKAILVSGHDLKDLEEILKQSEGKGIYVYTHGEMLPTHGYPELKKYPHFYGHFGTAWQNQQKEFPQFPGPIVMTTNCIQKPIDTYKDNIFTCGVVAWPGVKHIKDHDFTPVIEKALEMPGFDSDEDKGSVMVGFGRNAILGVADKIIEAVKSGAIRHFFLVAGCDGAKPGRNYYTEFVEKVPEDCVVLTLACGKFRFFDKKLGDIGGIPRLLDVGQCNDAYSAIEVALALAKAFDCDVNELPLSLVLSWYEQKAVAILLTLLYLGIKNIKLGPSLPAFLSENVLNLLVEKYNIKPITTPDEDLKEILGD, from the coding sequence ATGTTTTGTTTTCAATGTGAACAAACTGCCAAGGGAAAAGGCTGTGAAGTAATAGGGGTTTGCGGAAAGGACGAGACAACCGCTGATCTTCAGGACCTTCTGGTCTATGCCCTCAAGGGATTTGCAGAAGTCTCTTTAAAGGCAAGGGAAAAGGGCATTACAGATCGTGATGGTGAGCGTTTTATGCTCGCAGCCCTTTTTTCAACATTGACCAACGTGAATTTTGATCCAGCCAGACTCGCAGAGCTCATAAAAGAGACACTTGAAAGACGAGACGAACTTAAGTCCAAGATTGGAGAAGAATTCACTTCAGATGCTGCTACCTTCACGCTTGGCTCTTCCATGGATGAGATGATTGAAAAGGCCAAAAGTGTTGGAATAAAGGCTGACCCATCAGTAGACGAAGACATCCTGTCTTTGAGGGAAACTCTCATTTACGGACTTAAGGGTGTGGCAGCCTATGGATACCATGCAAGTATCCTTGGCAAGGAAGATGATTATGTCTTTGAATTTGTCGAACGTGGACTCGCCTCCACTTTGAGGACAGATATATCACTAGAAGATTGGGTAAATCTCGTGCTTGAATGCGGCAAAGCAAACCTTAAGGCTATGGAACTATTGGATGCTGCCAACACTGGAACTTATGGTCATCCTGTTCCAACCGAGGTTCCTCTAGGCCATAAAAAGGGTAAGGCAATTTTGGTCTCAGGGCATGATCTAAAGGATTTGGAAGAGATTTTGAAACAAAGTGAGGGTAAAGGGATCTATGTATATACCCATGGAGAGATGCTTCCAACCCATGGATATCCTGAACTCAAGAAGTATCCTCACTTCTATGGACATTTCGGCACTGCCTGGCAGAACCAGCAAAAGGAATTTCCCCAGTTCCCAGGCCCAATTGTCATGACTACAAACTGTATTCAAAAGCCTATTGATACCTACAAGGACAACATCTTCACTTGTGGTGTAGTGGCCTGGCCAGGAGTCAAACACATCAAGGATCACGATTTCACTCCTGTTATAGAAAAGGCCCTTGAGATGCCAGGGTTTGATTCAGACGAAGACAAGGGCAGCGTAATGGTTGGCTTTGGAAGAAATGCCATCCTGGGAGTTGCAGATAAGATTATTGAAGCAGTGAAATCTGGGGCCATTAGGCATTTCTTCCTTGTGGCAGGCTGCGATGGGGCCAAGCCAGGGAGAAATTATTATACAGAGTTTGTGGAAAAGGTCCCAGAGGATTGCGTTGTCCTGACTCTTGCATGTGGCAAGTTTAGATTCTTTGATAAAAAGCTAGGGGATATAGGTGGCATACCAAGGCTCTTAGATGTGGGCCAGTGTAATGACGCTTATTCCGCAATTGAAGTTGCCTTGGCTCTGGCAAAGGCCTTTGACTGTGACGTGAATGAACTACCATTGTCCCTAGTACTTTCCTGGTATGAGCAAAAGGCAGTAGCAATTCTTCTGACACTATTGTACCTTGGCATAAAGAATATTAAGCTTGGTCCAAGCTTGCCGGCATTTCTCTCTGAAAATGTGTTGAATTTATTGGTGGAAAAATACAACATAAAACCGATTACCACGCCAGATGAGGATTTAAAGGAGATTTTAGGCGACTAA
- a CDS encoding precorrin-2 dehydrogenase/sirohydrochlorin ferrochelatase family protein: MEYYPAFLDIEGKLVVVIGGGRVAFRKVKSLLEAGAKCRVVSPVLHEGLVEFRDNGDIEYINDVFKEEYLDGAWLIVAATNDPETQDRVFNAAQRNRIFCNVVDVPSRCSFIVPSVVKRGALKIAISTSGLGPGLSKNIRKELEKQFPESISQYIECVGKLRRLIINNLKNDDEKKRALKILFDLKSAQCFIDGDKQGIRQWAKKIGGEEALKIVRNYYG; this comes from the coding sequence GTGGAGTATTATCCGGCATTTTTGGACATTGAAGGAAAACTTGTAGTAGTAATCGGAGGAGGGAGGGTCGCTTTTAGGAAGGTTAAGTCCCTATTAGAGGCAGGGGCTAAATGTCGTGTGGTGAGCCCAGTTCTTCATGAGGGATTAGTAGAATTTCGTGACAATGGAGATATTGAATATATTAACGATGTTTTTAAGGAAGAATACCTCGATGGCGCATGGCTCATAGTAGCAGCTACAAATGATCCAGAAACCCAGGATAGGGTCTTTAATGCCGCTCAAAGAAACAGGATATTTTGTAATGTAGTTGATGTGCCCTCCCGTTGTAGCTTTATAGTGCCGTCGGTTGTCAAGCGTGGGGCATTAAAGATTGCAATCTCTACAAGTGGCCTTGGTCCAGGGCTTTCAAAGAATATACGCAAAGAGCTTGAAAAACAATTTCCCGAGTCCATTTCTCAATATATAGAGTGTGTGGGGAAGCTTAGAAGACTCATTATAAACAATCTTAAAAATGATGATGAAAAGAAAAGAGCCCTTAAAATCCTCTTTGACTTAAAGTCAGCTCAATGTTTTATTGACGGTGATAAACAGGGCATTAGACAGTGGGCTAAGAAAATTGGTGGTGAAGAGGCCCTAAAGATTGTGAGGAATTATTATGGATAG